A part of Streptomyces sp. NBC_01210 genomic DNA contains:
- a CDS encoding 3'-5' exonuclease, whose amino-acid sequence MTHWYDGPLAAFDTETTGVDVEEDRIVSAAVVVQDMAGGRPRVTRWLVNPGVPVPPGATEVHGLTDDHLQRNGRWPAPAMEEIARALAEQCAAARPLVVMNAPFDLTILDRELRRHRAASLGRYLENVPLCVLDPRVLDKHLDRYRKGRRTLTDLCTQYEVVLDDAHDAAADAMAALDVVRAVGRRFASRMERLSPSELHTLQAVWHAAQARGLQAWFARSGAPEPVDPHWPLRPDLAAAA is encoded by the coding sequence GAGTTGACGTCGAGGAGGACCGCATCGTTTCGGCCGCGGTCGTCGTCCAGGACATGGCGGGCGGGCGGCCGCGCGTCACGCGCTGGCTGGTCAATCCGGGGGTGCCCGTGCCGCCGGGCGCCACCGAGGTGCACGGGCTCACCGACGACCACCTGCAGCGCAACGGCCGCTGGCCGGCACCTGCGATGGAGGAGATAGCCAGGGCGCTGGCCGAGCAGTGCGCCGCGGCCCGCCCGCTCGTCGTGATGAACGCGCCGTTCGACCTGACCATCCTCGACCGGGAACTGCGCCGCCACCGCGCCGCGTCGCTGGGCCGCTATCTGGAGAACGTGCCGTTGTGCGTGCTGGACCCGCGAGTCCTCGACAAGCATCTTGACCGCTACCGCAAGGGCCGCCGCACCCTCACCGATCTGTGCACGCAGTACGAGGTGGTGCTGGACGACGCCCATGACGCGGCCGCGGACGCGATGGCCGCGCTCGACGTCGTACGGGCGGTGGGGCGACGTTTCGCCTCGCGGATGGAGCGGCTGTCACCGTCGGAGCTGCACACGCTGCAGGCTGTGTGGCACGCGGCGCAGGCGCGCGGTCTGCAGGCGTGGTTCGCCCGCAGCGGTGCTCCGGAGCCGGTGGACCCGCACTGGCCGCTGCGACCGGATCTCGCCGCCGCGGCCTGA